From the genome of Ananas comosus cultivar F153 unplaced genomic scaffold, ASM154086v1, whole genome shotgun sequence, one region includes:
- the LOC109705322 gene encoding uncharacterized protein LOC109705322 isoform X1, whose translation MEETMMRRRQVSSSGNNNNNNNIPAFGDWDDCDDLPITQYFESAAQAGLLRGRSFQEPPAAAGHAFNLSAEPVCPTYRQHRRRCRPNDDHPRKQVRRSGVVEREYVQCGVKEQQQRKQQLQGKVVVAQNIVVAAGPSPRKPPRAPKAVDEDLYKIPPEFLYEKPRRKKLLRNLWSGCLGLNCVA comes from the exons atggag GAGACGATGATGAGGAGGCGGCAGGTGAGCAGCAGcggcaacaacaacaacaacaacaacattccGGCGTTCGGGGACTGGGACGACTGCGACGACCTGCCGATCACGCAGTACTTCGAGTCGGCGGCGCAGGCCGGGCTGCTGCGCGGCCGCTCCTTTCAAGAACCCCCCGCTGCCGCCGGCCACGCCTTCAATCTCTCGGCCGAGCCCGTCTGCCCCACTTACCGCCAacaccgccgccgctgccgccccaACGACGACCACCCCAGAAAG CAGGTGAGGAGGAGTGGGGTGGTGGAGAGGGAGTATGTTCAGTGTGGGGTGAaggagcagcagcagaggaAGCAGCAGCTGCAGGGGAAGGTGGTGGTGGCTCAGAACATTGTTGTTGCTGCCGGCCCCAGCCCGAGAAAGCCTCCCAGGGCGCCCAAGGCTGTGGATGAGGACCTCTACAAGATTCCCCCAGAGTTCCTCTATGAGAAACCCAGAAGG AAGAAGCTGCTGAGGAACCTGTGGAGTGGGTGCCTTGGACTCAACTGCGTTGCATGA
- the LOC109705322 gene encoding uncharacterized protein LOC109705322 isoform X2: protein MEETMMRRRQVSSSGNNNNNNNIPAFGDWDDCDDLPITQYFESAAQAGLLRGRSFQEPPAAAGHAFNLSAEPVCPTYRQHRRRCRPNDDHPRKVRRSGVVEREYVQCGVKEQQQRKQQLQGKVVVAQNIVVAAGPSPRKPPRAPKAVDEDLYKIPPEFLYEKPRRKKLLRNLWSGCLGLNCVA, encoded by the exons atggag GAGACGATGATGAGGAGGCGGCAGGTGAGCAGCAGcggcaacaacaacaacaacaacaacattccGGCGTTCGGGGACTGGGACGACTGCGACGACCTGCCGATCACGCAGTACTTCGAGTCGGCGGCGCAGGCCGGGCTGCTGCGCGGCCGCTCCTTTCAAGAACCCCCCGCTGCCGCCGGCCACGCCTTCAATCTCTCGGCCGAGCCCGTCTGCCCCACTTACCGCCAacaccgccgccgctgccgccccaACGACGACCACCCCAGAAAG GTGAGGAGGAGTGGGGTGGTGGAGAGGGAGTATGTTCAGTGTGGGGTGAaggagcagcagcagaggaAGCAGCAGCTGCAGGGGAAGGTGGTGGTGGCTCAGAACATTGTTGTTGCTGCCGGCCCCAGCCCGAGAAAGCCTCCCAGGGCGCCCAAGGCTGTGGATGAGGACCTCTACAAGATTCCCCCAGAGTTCCTCTATGAGAAACCCAGAAGG AAGAAGCTGCTGAGGAACCTGTGGAGTGGGTGCCTTGGACTCAACTGCGTTGCATGA